A section of the Rossellomorea marisflavi genome encodes:
- the hpt gene encoding hypoxanthine phosphoribosyltransferase, with protein MLNQDIEKVLISEEELQEKIKALGAELTDAYQDKFPLAIGVLKGAMPFMADLCKRIDAHMEMDFMDVSSYGSSTVSSGEVKIVKDLDTKVEGRDILIIEDIIDSGLTLSYLVELFRYRKAKSISIVTLLDKPTGRKADIKADYVGFIVPDEFVVGYGLDYAERYRNLPYIGVLKPAVYTTGE; from the coding sequence TTGTTAAATCAGGATATTGAAAAGGTACTTATTTCAGAAGAAGAACTTCAAGAAAAGATCAAAGCGCTGGGTGCTGAACTGACGGATGCCTATCAAGATAAGTTTCCGCTGGCAATCGGTGTACTGAAAGGCGCGATGCCATTCATGGCGGATCTGTGCAAGCGCATCGATGCCCATATGGAAATGGACTTCATGGATGTGTCCAGCTACGGCAGCTCCACTGTCTCTTCAGGAGAGGTGAAGATCGTCAAAGACCTCGATACGAAAGTGGAAGGGCGCGACATCCTGATTATCGAAGATATCATCGACAGCGGCTTGACGCTGAGCTATCTTGTCGAACTGTTCCGCTACCGTAAGGCAAAATCAATCAGCATCGTCACTCTGCTTGATAAGCCAACGGGACGCAAAGCAGATATCAAGGCAGATTATGTAGGCTTCATCGTACCGGATGAATTCGTTGTCGGCTACGGCCTTGATTATGCGGAAAGATACCGTAACCTCCCTTACATCGGAGTACTGAAACCAGCGGTGTATACAACAGGGGAATAA
- the ftsH gene encoding ATP-dependent zinc metalloprotease FtsH, with the protein MKRIFSNTIFYLLVFLLIIGVVSFFNNNNEPTKTIDYSTFINKLEDNQVKSFSVQPSRGVYELKGQMRDAKKDEYFVTHILSTDGKLMDRINDAASGTTGEDALKKVDVEILEAKETNGWISVFTTIIPFVIIFILFFFLLNQAQGGGSRVMNFGKSKAKLYSEEKKKVRFKDVAGADEEKQELVEVVEFLKDPRKFSEIGARIPKGVLLVGPPGTGKTLLARAVAGEAGVPFFSISGSDFVEMFVGVGASRVRDLFENAKKNAPCIIFIDEIDAVGRQRGAGLGGGHDEREQTLNQLLVEMDGFGANEGIIIVAATNRPDILDPALLRPGRFDRQITVDRPDVNGREAVLNVHAKNKPLDDSVDMKAIAQRTPGFSGADLENLLNEAALVAAREDKKKIDMRDIDEATDRVIAGPAKKSRVISEKERKIVAFHEAGHTVIGCVLDEADMVHKVTIVPRGQAGGYAVMLPKEDRYFMTKPELLDKITGLLGGRVAEEVIFGEVSTGAHNDFQRATGIARKMVTEYGMSEKLGPLQFGQQQGGQVFLGRDINSEQNYSDAIAHDIDLEMQRFINESYARAKTILTENRDKLELIAKTLLEVETLDAAQIKNLMDHGKLPERVYESDVETSDVKVNIQKKNDEPVSGDSSNRDDTDRV; encoded by the coding sequence ATGAAACGGATCTTTTCTAACACCATATTCTATTTACTTGTATTTTTACTGATCATAGGTGTGGTGAGTTTTTTCAACAACAACAACGAACCAACCAAAACGATCGATTACAGTACGTTTATTAATAAGTTGGAAGACAATCAAGTCAAATCATTCTCCGTCCAGCCTTCAAGGGGCGTTTATGAACTGAAGGGGCAGATGAGGGATGCTAAGAAAGACGAGTACTTCGTGACTCACATCCTGTCTACCGATGGAAAGCTCATGGATCGGATCAACGACGCCGCCAGTGGCACAACTGGTGAAGATGCCCTTAAGAAGGTAGACGTCGAAATCCTGGAAGCGAAAGAAACCAACGGGTGGATTTCCGTCTTTACGACGATCATCCCATTCGTCATCATCTTCATTCTCTTCTTCTTCTTGCTCAATCAGGCTCAGGGCGGTGGAAGCCGTGTCATGAACTTCGGTAAGAGCAAAGCCAAGCTTTACAGCGAAGAGAAGAAAAAAGTCCGCTTCAAGGATGTTGCCGGAGCAGACGAAGAGAAACAGGAACTTGTGGAAGTCGTAGAATTCCTCAAGGATCCACGTAAGTTCTCTGAAATCGGTGCACGCATTCCAAAGGGTGTCCTTCTTGTAGGACCTCCTGGTACCGGTAAAACCTTGCTGGCCCGTGCGGTTGCCGGGGAAGCAGGCGTTCCGTTCTTCTCCATCAGTGGTTCGGACTTCGTGGAAATGTTTGTAGGGGTCGGTGCATCCCGTGTACGTGACCTGTTCGAAAATGCGAAGAAAAATGCTCCATGTATCATCTTCATCGATGAGATCGATGCTGTCGGTCGTCAACGTGGTGCAGGACTCGGCGGAGGTCACGATGAACGTGAGCAGACGTTGAACCAGCTCCTTGTTGAAATGGACGGATTCGGTGCCAACGAAGGAATCATCATCGTGGCTGCAACGAACCGACCTGATATCCTTGACCCTGCATTGCTTCGTCCAGGACGTTTCGACCGTCAGATCACAGTCGACCGCCCGGATGTGAACGGTCGTGAAGCGGTACTGAACGTGCATGCGAAGAACAAGCCGCTTGATGATTCAGTTGATATGAAAGCCATTGCCCAAAGGACACCTGGTTTCTCTGGTGCCGATCTTGAGAACCTCCTCAACGAAGCTGCCCTTGTGGCCGCCCGTGAAGATAAGAAAAAGATCGACATGCGCGACATCGACGAAGCAACGGACCGTGTCATTGCCGGACCTGCCAAGAAGAGCCGTGTCATTTCAGAGAAGGAACGCAAGATCGTTGCCTTCCACGAAGCAGGTCATACCGTCATCGGCTGTGTCCTAGATGAAGCCGATATGGTTCATAAAGTGACCATCGTACCTCGTGGTCAGGCTGGTGGATACGCAGTCATGCTTCCTAAGGAAGATCGTTACTTCATGACGAAGCCGGAACTCCTTGATAAAATCACAGGACTCCTTGGTGGGCGAGTAGCGGAAGAGGTCATCTTCGGAGAAGTTTCGACCGGTGCCCATAATGACTTCCAGCGCGCCACAGGCATTGCCCGCAAAATGGTGACGGAATATGGAATGAGTGAAAAACTCGGACCGCTTCAATTCGGTCAGCAACAAGGCGGTCAGGTGTTCCTTGGACGTGACATCAACAGCGAGCAAAATTATTCAGACGCCATTGCTCATGATATCGATCTTGAAATGCAGCGCTTCATCAATGAAAGCTATGCGCGTGCAAAAACGATCCTTACTGAGAATCGCGACAAACTGGAACTCATCGCTAAGACATTGCTTGAAGTCGAGACTCTTGATGCCGCTCAGATTAAGAACCTAATGGATCACGGTAAACTTCCAGAGCGTGTATATGAATCCGACGTCGAAACAAGCGACGTGAAAGT